The genomic DNA TGAGCAGGTCGCGGTACAGGGCCGTGACCTCGCTCGGCCGGTTCGTCATCAACTCGACGTAGTCGGGCAGGTGGTGGATCTGGTTCACGTTCATGCGCCGCTCGATGCGCCGGATCACCGTGGACGACTTGTAGAACGTGAAATCGACCCGCGTCTGCTCGCGCAGCAGGGCGAAGATCCGGCTGAAGTTGTCCTCGCCCACGATGAGAGGCGACCGCCGCGTCGGATCGGCCACGTAGGGATGCTGTGCGAAGGCGATCAGCCGCTCGGGCATCTCCTCCACCGGCAGCACGAAGTCGGTCAGGCCGGTGGCCACGGCGGCCTTGGGCATGCCGTCGAAGCGGGCCGTCTCGGCGTCCTGCGCGATGACCATGCCGCCGGCTTCCTTCAGGGCCCGGATGCCCCGCGCGCCGTCGCTGCCCGTGCCCGACAGGATGATGCCCACGGAGCGTTCGCCCTGGTCCTCGGCCAGCGAGGCGAGGAAGACGTCGATGGGCAGGTTGATGTTGCCCCGATCGCGGTCCTGATCGCTCAGCAGCAGGCGGCCGTGGAAAAGGCGCAGGGTCTTGCGGGGCGGGATGATGTAGACCGAGTTCGGCGCGACCTCCATGCCCTCGCTGGCCTTGTGCACGGCCATGCGCGTGTGTTTGGCCAGGAGCTCGGCCATGAGGCTCTTGTAGTCGGGCGAGAGGTGCTGGATGACGACGAACGCCATGCCCGAATCGGCGGGCATCACGTCGAAGAAGCGGTCGAGGGCTTCGAGCCCTCCCGCGGAGGCGCCGATGCCGACGATGCAGGTCGGACCGGTCTTCTTTTCCCGGGACATACAGACCCCCCTTACGGCGAATCAGGAGGATTCCGGCGCGGAATTCCGCCGGGGCCCTCCAGACTGTTGTCCCGCATCCTACTACGCCCGTTTGCTGTGGTCCACTGCCTTGAGGATCTTCAGGTTCAGCACGACGAACCGCCAGAGCTGGAAAACCTTGTTGTTCATCCAGAATTTATCACGTTTCGAAATCTCCACCTTTTTACTCCTCTATTCCGGAATGATTTTCCAGCCGATGCGGCCCTGCAGCTTGTGCATGAACGTGGTGTGGATCATGCGCTTCATCCAGGCGCCGGCCAGCCCCATCTCCATGTGGGTGACGAATTCGTCACGGCCCTCCTCGTTGGGGTAGCGCCGGGTGTCCGGCACCACGGGGTAGACCATGATCACCGCCGCCGCGCCGTCCCACAGGCTGTCGCCCATGCTCGCGATGCACGCCGCGGCCATCTCGGTCATGCGCTCGCTGTGGGTCATGCGCCCCTTCTGCACGAGGTCGACGATGTTCAGGGCCACGATGCGCCCGATGATGCCCGAGACCATGCCCGTGCGCGGCGGCGCCGGACTCATGGGCACGCCGTTCGGATTGGTGTGGGGCTTCGAGATCGGTCCCGGCGGCGCGAAGGCGATGCCGGCCGCGAAGACGTTCGGGTAGCTGGGATTCTGGTACACGGCGGGCCAGGCGTCGGGGTTGGCCGCCAGCTCGTCCCAGGGCAGGCCGTACTGCCCGTCGACCTTGATCAGTCCGGCGGGGTTGGTGAGCTTGTCGGCCACGTCCCCGCCGTCGGCCCCCACGTACTTCAGCGGCTGCCCGACGAAACGGGGGATGAGCATGGCGTAGTCGAAACCGGTCTCGCCCGCGGCGCCGTCCATGTCTTCCCAGTGGGCCGTGCCCGGTTCGATGCCCGTGACGCCGCGCCCGACGAGGGGTTCGATCCCGTAGTCCCGGAACACCGCCCCGATGAATTCGGCGGCCGTGGTGCGCCGGCCCTTGTGCCGCACGGTCAGGCCGCGGATCCCGAAGTCGCCGAGGGCGGGCTCGTTCGAGAGGTAGGCCAGGTCGCAGCGGTCGCGCACGCCGCGCCGCACCAGGTCCTTGTGGACGTTGGTGATGTACTCGAGGGCCGCGCCCTGGCAGGTCGCCGCGCCGTGGCCGGTGCCGATGACGATGCGCTGCCGCTCGCCCTTCCCCATGCGCGCGACCGCCTCGAGGTAGTGCGCGCGGGCGTCCATGGCGTGGGGCGGGCTGCAGATCGACCACGTGTTGCCCGCCTCGGGGCCCAGACCCGGCGTGGCGGCGAAGTCGAGCTTCGGTCCCGTCGCCACCACGAGATAGTCGTAGGGCACGTCGACCGGCGCGCCGCCCGCGGCGGGCTCGACCACCACCTTGCCCGTGTCGGCGTGGACCTCCGTGGCCTTGCCGACGACGAAGTCCACGTGCAGCCGCCGGTACACGGGCTCCAGATCGAAGAGGGTCTTCTCCAGGGGCATGCGATCGATGCCCACCCAGACCAGCGACGGGATGTACACGAACTGGCGCGAGCGGTTGATGACGGTGACCTGGTGGTCGCGCCCGAGCTTGTCCCCGAGATAGAGCGCGGCCGTGTGGCCGGCGAAACCGGCACCGATGACACAGATCCTGGCCATGGGTTCCTCCTGGACGGCGTGATGAACGAC from bacterium includes the following:
- a CDS encoding FAD-dependent oxidoreductase, whose amino-acid sequence is MARICVIGAGFAGHTAALYLGDKLGRDHQVTVINRSRQFVYIPSLVWVGIDRMPLEKTLFDLEPVYRRLHVDFVVGKATEVHADTGKVVVEPAAGGAPVDVPYDYLVVATGPKLDFAATPGLGPEAGNTWSICSPPHAMDARAHYLEAVARMGKGERQRIVIGTGHGAATCQGAALEYITNVHKDLVRRGVRDRCDLAYLSNEPALGDFGIRGLTVRHKGRRTTAAEFIGAVFRDYGIEPLVGRGVTGIEPGTAHWEDMDGAAGETGFDYAMLIPRFVGQPLKYVGADGGDVADKLTNPAGLIKVDGQYGLPWDELAANPDAWPAVYQNPSYPNVFAAGIAFAPPGPISKPHTNPNGVPMSPAPPRTGMVSGIIGRIVALNIVDLVQKGRMTHSERMTEMAAACIASMGDSLWDGAAAVIMVYPVVPDTRRYPNEEGRDEFVTHMEMGLAGAWMKRMIHTTFMHKLQGRIGWKIIPE